The region CACTTCTCCAGTCTCAGAGTTAATGTGAGGAAAGATGCCGAGTCAGTATGACGTCTCTCTCCCACGATACGATAGGAAATAGCGGCATTGTCAGTTTATAATCTTTGTCTGATGGCACTGTGGGAGAAAAATTGAACTCCCAGCTGCATTGTTCTCTGTTAAATAAAACTCAAGGGGGCTCTTTTCAAAGTGCGGACTGTTATCATTCACATCTGAATCTGAATATTGAGCGATTTTACTTTGATAAGGAGGTTCACCGCAGTCCGCTGgcttttatttcaatttcataATGAGAGCCTCCTCCCTGTCCAAAACTTCTTTCGTGAcaactgaaaatatgttttctttgtAGGATGCGCTTCATTCAAAAGGGACGTCGTTGGTTATGGCGGAGAGAATTTTGCCATTTCAGCCTGAAGTCTCTATCCTTCACGCTAATGAGGAATAACGGTGCCAGGTTTGGAGTCCGTCTGCCACCATATTTGACAGGGAAATCACTTCTATTTTGGACATGATCATTCATGTCTCTTATCTTGATAATGACTCCGGCGCTCACccgtccagtgcaggtgttccTCTGTCGGATGCCTCGTGTcgagtttaaaaatatatcatttttctTCGTAGTCTACGTGTCCTTTTATTCTTACAATCCAGTCAATCTCTCCATGTCAAAAACCGATAACACTTTTCTTTCACGCTTTTGCGAGGTATTTCGATTTTCTCCGTTAACCCCTTCATCCGGGTCTGTACCATTCATTTGAAATATTGAAGTACCTATCGGGGTATTTTCCGCGATTGTAATTTGTAATATCTTGACCGAACATTGGTCTATTGTCATTGCCTGCGAGTAAACAATGGACCACGTTTCAGCGTCCCCGATCGTGGGGGTTTTGCCTCCATCCATCGCTGGGGGGGTGCACCCTCGCGagtgttttgccttttttcccGGTCCAGAGATTTCTTCGCACCAAAAAAGGATTTTCTCCTCATCGCTCTGGCGAACTTCAACTTCAACAATGCTCGTTTGACGTCAGCGTGTAGGGACGCGGATGGAGTTCATCCCGCGTCGGGATCGTGCGCCGCATGCAGCTTGAATCGCTTACCGGGCAACGTGTGCTCAGCTATTTCAAACTTTTGCTCTTTTTCTATAAACATGAGCGTGGTCGTTGACCGTCTGTGATTTCTATCTGACATAATGTATTTCAAAGGGGTTCTCCACAATGACTTTGAGCTCGAAAGAGGCAGGCGCCGCCGCCCTACACGAATCATCTCTGTCGATCCGCTTGTTCACGTACAGCACCCCTTCTGCTGGTTTCCTCGAAAAAGGCCTCCTTTGATTCGGCAACCACTCGGAAGCGGCGATCGACCAGAGAGCCCACGTCAAGACCCAAATCCTTTGCAAGAATTCCCAACAACAGTTCCATCTTTACCTCCTCGGGGGTGGAGTAGCGAATTTCTGCCAAAAGCCCGTTTCCCAGCAGCAGCGGAGCAGAGCTGAAACGAAAAGAACGCCGGGCCGACATCTCTCGCGGCAACGTGCGACACACAAATCCGATTTCGGTGTTGAATCAAGcgtgtggtgtgtcgaattatGTGATGCTGCTTGCGGCGGCACAACGTATCGCTGAAGAGCGCCAGTCCAAATGCCGCCCGATGATTTTGTCAGGCTCAACAAAAGATGCCGGCATGAGGAAATTATGGCCACGGTTTCTAATGTGAACACTGACACCACAGGTACAAAAATACTTAACTGCAGGCTGCGTGGGAGCCCGAAGCAATTTTCGCCATTTAATACAAATCTATGacttcaaatgtaaacaaaaaaaaaaaaaaaaaaagaggagaattGTTCTGTGACTAACATTATTGTCAAATTTCACATACCCGTCCCGTCCAGTCACGAATTTGTTATTCAACACGtgctgaaaaacaacattggtcAAAGACAACACTACGCCGCTTTCTAAAACTGGAGAATGCACTACTTCCCACGATGCACCTTGATCAACTGCGGCAATCAGGACAGTCTGTAACTTCGGCGAGCTCTTCTTGGAGGCCATAACAGCCAATAGCAAGAGCAGTTTCAAGATGGGATGAAAACAACGGAGGGAAGGCCCcaaatgttcaaaaaaaaaaaaagtcgttttGGCACTCCTGTGATATCATATCTTGAGAAAGGGGAGGGTTTATTTCCAGCCAAAACAATTGAAACGTGTGGcgaaaaaacccccaaaaaacaacaacctttaaaacaaaatgaatgtatttgCATTCTCAGCAAGGATATGTGAGCTAAATAGATTATGACGATTCCATATGTCGTTGTAATAGAATACAATGTATTATTCCCCACAAGGCAACTCGGGGCCAATTGGGAAGGCGCTCGATCGGCCGACAAGACAACAAATTAACACGTTTTATTGGGTCCTCTAAAAACGCCGAGAACAGACAACCGTGTGGATGACTCGAAACCAGCTCGTAACTGGGAAAAtatggcacacaaaaaaaatcgaaaCAAATCATTCTCACTCGGACGCCCACCGGAAACCCGTTTTCCCATCacaatttgatctttttttttttttaatgaagcgCTCATCGCCCACATGCACCTTGTCCTTATTTGTGATGACCTCCTTTGGCCCGCTGAAATATTTGTTCATCGATTaagatactttaaaaaaaaaataatctttNNNNNNNNNNNNNNNNNNNNTGCGTTTAATTTGATCACGTGTGAGCCCTGTGCGGCATCTTCCCTCAGGCGCGCTTTATACAGCGACTTGCTAAACGTGGGCACGTTGTCATTGACATCGCGCACATTTACCAGAATTTGCAACGAGCCAGATTTTGGAGGTTTCCCCCCATCGAGGGCAGTGAGCGTGAGGGTGATGAGTGATTGTTTCTCTCGGTCTAAAGGTTTTTGCAGCACCAATTCAGCAGACACGTCGTGGTCTCCTCCGCCCTGCACGTCCAGTgtaaaatgttcattattgCTCAGTTTATAGCTCCTCACCGAGTTGCTGCCAACGTCTGCGTCCACAGCCACCGGGAGGAAATGCCGCTCTCCCGGCAAAGCTGATTCCGAGATGTCCAAAGTGTACGCATTTTCGACAAAAGCAGGCGCATTATCGTTGATATCCAAAATATGGATCTCAATACGATGCGCCGTCATCGGATTGTTTAACACAGCCTGTATCCTCAACGCGCATTTGACCACATTCGGACAAAGCTCCTCCCTGTCGACTCTTTCGTTCACAAATAGGTTGCCGCTTTGTAAATTCACGTTGAAATACTCTTTGCTGTAGCTGGAGACCACACGCAGACCTCTGGTGTGCAGCTCGTGCACGTTGAGGTTGAAATCCTTGGCGATGTTCCCCAGCACGAAGCCTTTGTTCGCCTCCTCGTTCATGGAGAAGGACAGTTGCGTCGCGGGCGAGCcggaaacacacacaagcaaagcaAAGAACATCCAAAAATCCCGTCTTTGTTGACGCGTCCTCATCGTCAATGCGGCGAGAAGTGAGCGGAATTCCGTTCTCATTTATCCACATGGAGATAATTCCGCCCAATGCAGCGTTGCTGTCGCGAGGTTTCCGTGCGTCTCTGTGCGCCTTCTGCGCATCGACGATCGGCTCGTGACGATTTCTTTCTCCCCAGGCAGGGCGGAGTAAAACTACTGAGGGGCCGTCGAATACGCTCCTTCATATCTACGGTCTCGTGCGACCCCGTGTGGTCAATTTCAGGTGGTGAGTCTCTCTTTACAGTCACACGTGACAGAATGACGTCAAAACAACGACATAAACTTTCAAAATCGGGTTTTTTAACCCTGACAGCTGATAACACGAGGAAATATTGAATATCATCTTCCACTTTCATGAATAACATATTCAGAACCCCCAAAAAACGACTGTT is a window of Phycodurus eques isolate BA_2022a chromosome 9, UOR_Pequ_1.1, whole genome shotgun sequence DNA encoding:
- the LOC133408140 gene encoding protocadherin gamma-C3-like; translated protein: MRTEFRSLLAALTMRTRQQRRDFWMFFALLVCVSGSPATQLSFSMNEEANKGFVLGNIAKDFNLNVHELHTRGLRVVSSYSKEYFNVNLQSGNLFVNERVDREELCPNVVKCALRIQAVLNNPMTAHRIEIHILDINDNAPAFVENAYTLDISESALPGERHFLPVAVDADVGSNSVRSYKLSNNEHFTLDVQGGGDHDVSAELVLQKPLDREKQSLITLTLTALDGGKPPKSGSLQILVNVRDVNDNVPTFSKSLYKARLREDAAQGSHHVLNNKFVTGRDGSAPLLLGNGLLAEIRYSTPEEVKMELLLGILAKDLGLDVGSLVDRRFRVVAESKEAFFEETSRRGAVREQADRQR